A region of Acidisarcina sp. DNA encodes the following proteins:
- a CDS encoding class I SAM-dependent DNA methyltransferase — MSNFSERVSFIWSVADLLRGPYKPAQYGKVILPLTVLRRLDCVLEPTKQKVLDKAASLKASGIKDIEPILNKAAGQKFHNTSKWDFQRLKGDPDKISTNLAHYIKTFSSKARQIFEFFEFEKEIAKLAEANRLYLVVSKFAEIDLHPSVVPNYEMGLIFEDLIRRFNEASNETAGDHFTPREVIRLMVNLLFTPDSQVLRTPGTIRTLYDPACGTGGMLSVAEEFLRELNPDAKLEVFGQDYNNEAFAICCSDMMIKGQHSDNIKFGDSFTQDGLAGKKFDYLLANPPFGVEWKPQADKIVAEHEEKGFDGRFGPGLPRINDGSLLFIMHMIAKMKPEGSRLAIVFNGSPLFTGDAGSGESEIRKWIIESDWLEAIVALPTEMFYNTGIATYIWILTNRKRRERRGKVQLINATDLYVKMRKNLGNKRNELSSENIAEIVDLYGDLTKNGRSKLFDNRDFGFHQITVERPLKLAFQVTPERIEALKEESAFQKLATTKKKGREGKSEIEVGQALQREIEQMLKTMDASVVDKSRSVFEERLVSAIDEAGIKIPAPLRKAIFNVMSERDESAEICRDTDGNPEPDTELRDHENVPLKENIHAYFKREVLPHVPDAWIDESKTRVGYEIPFNRHFYVFKPPRPLDEIDAELKAVAGRIMTMLEGLAE, encoded by the coding sequence TTGTCGAACTTCAGTGAGCGAGTCTCCTTTATCTGGTCGGTTGCCGACCTGCTTCGTGGCCCTTATAAGCCTGCACAATATGGCAAGGTGATCCTGCCTCTAACGGTTCTGCGCAGGCTTGATTGCGTCCTGGAGCCTACCAAACAGAAAGTCTTGGACAAGGCGGCATCTCTCAAGGCAAGCGGAATCAAGGACATTGAGCCTATTTTGAATAAGGCTGCTGGGCAGAAATTTCACAATACCAGTAAATGGGACTTCCAGAGGCTCAAGGGCGATCCGGATAAGATTTCAACCAATCTGGCCCACTACATCAAGACCTTTTCCTCAAAGGCGCGCCAGATCTTCGAGTTTTTTGAATTTGAGAAGGAAATCGCCAAGCTGGCAGAGGCCAACCGGCTCTACCTTGTCGTTTCCAAATTCGCCGAGATTGATCTTCACCCGTCCGTCGTTCCCAACTACGAGATGGGTTTGATCTTCGAGGATCTGATTCGGCGTTTCAATGAAGCTTCGAATGAAACAGCCGGCGATCACTTCACTCCGCGCGAAGTGATCCGTCTTATGGTCAACCTGCTCTTTACTCCAGATTCCCAGGTTTTGCGGACTCCAGGCACCATCCGGACGCTGTACGATCCGGCCTGCGGAACCGGCGGCATGCTCAGTGTGGCGGAAGAGTTCCTTCGCGAGTTAAATCCGGACGCCAAGCTGGAAGTCTTCGGCCAGGACTACAACAACGAAGCCTTCGCCATTTGCTGTTCCGACATGATGATCAAGGGGCAGCATTCGGACAACATCAAATTTGGGGACAGCTTTACTCAGGACGGACTCGCCGGAAAGAAGTTCGACTACCTGCTTGCTAATCCTCCCTTTGGTGTCGAGTGGAAGCCGCAGGCGGATAAGATCGTTGCCGAGCATGAGGAGAAGGGATTCGATGGCCGGTTCGGTCCCGGCCTTCCCCGCATCAACGATGGTTCTCTCCTCTTCATCATGCACATGATTGCGAAGATGAAGCCGGAAGGGTCGCGCCTAGCCATTGTCTTCAATGGCTCGCCGCTCTTCACCGGCGACGCCGGATCGGGTGAAAGCGAGATTCGCAAATGGATCATCGAGTCGGATTGGCTTGAGGCCATCGTCGCGTTGCCGACCGAGATGTTCTACAACACGGGCATCGCCACCTATATATGGATACTCACCAACCGCAAACGCCGCGAGCGCCGCGGCAAGGTTCAGCTCATCAACGCAACCGATCTTTATGTGAAGATGCGCAAGAACCTCGGCAATAAGCGTAACGAACTCTCTAGCGAGAACATCGCGGAGATTGTCGATTTATATGGCGACCTCACGAAAAATGGCCGCTCAAAGCTCTTCGACAATCGAGACTTCGGCTTTCACCAGATTACGGTTGAGCGTCCGCTCAAGCTGGCATTCCAGGTTACGCCGGAGCGCATCGAGGCACTCAAGGAAGAGAGCGCCTTCCAGAAGCTGGCAACCACCAAGAAGAAAGGCCGTGAAGGCAAGAGCGAGATCGAGGTCGGGCAAGCCCTCCAGCGTGAAATTGAGCAAATGTTGAAAACGATGGACGCTTCCGTCGTGGACAAGAGCCGTTCCGTGTTCGAAGAGCGTCTGGTTTCTGCTATCGACGAAGCCGGGATCAAGATTCCCGCGCCGTTGCGCAAGGCCATCTTCAATGTCATGTCGGAGCGCGATGAATCTGCCGAGATTTGCCGCGACACGGACGGTAACCCAGAACCCGACACCGAACTGCGCGACCACGAGAACGTCCCGTTGAAAGAGAACATCCACGCCTACTTCAAGCGTGAGGTTCTGCCGCATGTGCCAGACGCTTGGATCGATGAGTCGAAGACCCGCGTCGGTTACGAGATTCCCTTTAATCGCCACTTCTATGTGTTCAAGCCGCCGCGCCCGCTCGATGAGATCGACGCCGAGCTGAAGGCCGTCGCCGGCCGCATCATGACTATGCTGGAGGGACTAGCCGAATGA
- a CDS encoding ArdC family protein, with the protein MSITNSAATHHAPHRKNAAQPIRSDSPYQGRTAQKDNPTQAIIRQAVDFLIQQVQEGKSETLTVYLAAMSRFRNYSFGNILAIARQRPTATRVAGYGAWKELGRFVKRGEKGIQILAPMTGYRRRKDGAERENDEKPHPVLIGFRAVHVFDVSQTEGADLPEFEIAVTGEVGDYRDRLRNFLAERAIELVYSENIAPAFGVSYGGKIALLHGQSQAQEFVTLVHEAAHELLHRAERRTFTTPTVRETEAEAVAFVVGQAIGLEMGTTSSDYIQMYSGNAALLAESLEVIQRTSAVILSALQPPVSNETQSTAPATDALEEVA; encoded by the coding sequence ATGTCCATCACCAACAGCGCAGCCACCCACCACGCGCCGCACAGGAAAAATGCGGCGCAGCCTATCCGCAGCGATTCGCCCTATCAGGGGCGCACGGCGCAGAAAGATAACCCCACGCAGGCCATCATCCGGCAGGCCGTGGACTTCCTCATTCAGCAAGTGCAGGAGGGCAAGAGCGAAACCTTGACCGTGTATCTGGCGGCAATGTCGCGTTTCCGCAATTACAGCTTTGGCAACATCCTCGCCATTGCACGGCAGAGGCCCACCGCAACCCGCGTCGCCGGTTACGGCGCATGGAAGGAGCTTGGCCGGTTTGTGAAACGCGGCGAGAAGGGCATCCAGATTCTCGCGCCCATGACCGGATACCGTCGCAGGAAAGACGGTGCGGAGCGGGAGAACGACGAGAAGCCGCACCCCGTTCTTATTGGGTTCCGCGCGGTTCACGTTTTCGATGTTTCGCAGACCGAAGGCGCAGACCTGCCAGAGTTTGAAATCGCCGTCACTGGAGAAGTGGGCGATTATCGTGACCGTCTGCGGAATTTCCTCGCAGAACGGGCTATCGAGCTTGTTTACAGCGAAAACATCGCCCCAGCGTTCGGCGTCAGCTACGGCGGCAAAATCGCCCTGCTACACGGCCAATCCCAAGCGCAGGAGTTCGTGACGCTGGTACATGAGGCGGCGCATGAGCTCTTGCACCGGGCCGAGCGGCGCACCTTCACCACGCCCACAGTGCGCGAAACGGAAGCAGAGGCCGTGGCCTTTGTTGTCGGCCAAGCAATCGGCTTGGAGATGGGAACCACGTCAAGCGACTACATCCAGATGTATAGCGGCAATGCCGCGCTCTTAGCCGAGAGTCTTGAGGTCATCCAGCGCACGTCCGCTGTGATTCTCAGCGCCTTGCAGCCGCCTGTAAGCAACGAGACGCAGTCAACCGCGCCCGCCACCGATGCACTAGAGGAGGTGGCGTGA
- a CDS encoding type I restriction endonuclease: MPVDHKEKAFESAIEHHLVTSAGYVKAEQGNFHQERALDPTQFLPFVQETQPKTWERLRKLLAERTDETLLDDLAKAMDTRGSLDVLRHGFKCYGEPVKAAYFKPATRMNPDDLALYQKNRLTVVRQLLFKATSSQALDLALCLNGIPVVTAELKNPMTGQSVQNAMWQYRNDRDPNDLIFQFKKRALVHFAVDPDLVYMTTRLAGKSTYFLPFNKGDGMGAGNPPAAEGKYKTSYLWEEVWQRDSLLDILGRFMHLEVTQAEVGGKKIKKETMIFPRYHQLDAVRKLESTARVEGVGANYLIMHSAGSGKSNSIAWLAHRLSNLHGENDERVFDSVIVVTDRRVLDQQLQNTIYQFEHQSGVVQKIDEDSTQLAEALKSGVPIIITTLQKFPFVTDKVVDLPNRKYAVIVDEAHSSQTGEAAAELKGALAGNALREKAKQEAEERGLADYEEEIVKAMVKRGRQPNLSFFAFTATPKYKTLETFGRKDESGKPQPFHVYSMRQAIEEKFILDVLRYYTTYKTYFRLIKSIEDDPKLDKKKAARALARFVSFHPYNLAQKTEVMIEHFRTFTKAKIGGRAKAMVVTGSREHAVRYKQEFDKYIAEKGYHDIKTLVAFSGTVELDTGDEYSEVAMNNGIRESQLPKEFAKDSYQVLIVAEKYQTGFDQPLLHTMYVDKRLDGVQAVQTLSRLNRTHAGKEDTFILDFVNEAEDIRQAFKPYYEIPAIDQQVDVQQLYGLQKSLADEQIYWANEVEEFAKVFFRPKQFHSQTDHAAMHRILNGPVERFEALTEEKQEQFRSNLVAFRNLYSFMSQIIPFQDADLEKLYAFVRLLVPRLPKRGIGPAVVLEDEVALRFYRLQQTSDGSIALAAGERGTVPAPTAVGTGKDRHEQVELSRLIDVVNERFGTDFKPADQLFFEQIREEAISDTSIQQAAMVNSLENFGYVFDKALEDKFIDRMDQNQEIFARYMNDKDFQRVVADWMRRQVYDEVRAQTSEGVPAAELRP, from the coding sequence ATGCCAGTAGACCACAAGGAAAAAGCCTTCGAGTCTGCAATTGAGCATCATCTGGTTACCAGCGCCGGCTACGTCAAAGCCGAGCAGGGCAACTTCCATCAGGAGCGCGCGCTCGACCCGACGCAGTTCCTTCCCTTCGTCCAAGAGACGCAGCCAAAGACCTGGGAGCGGCTGCGCAAGCTCTTGGCCGAGCGTACTGACGAAACACTGCTCGATGATCTAGCCAAAGCAATGGACACGCGCGGCTCGCTCGATGTGCTGCGCCATGGTTTCAAGTGTTATGGCGAGCCGGTCAAGGCCGCCTACTTCAAGCCAGCCACGCGCATGAATCCGGACGACCTGGCACTTTACCAGAAGAACCGCCTCACCGTAGTCCGCCAACTTCTCTTCAAAGCCACGAGTTCGCAGGCGCTCGACCTGGCGCTTTGCTTGAATGGAATCCCCGTGGTTACCGCTGAGTTGAAGAACCCGATGACCGGGCAGAGCGTTCAGAACGCAATGTGGCAGTACCGAAACGACCGCGACCCGAATGACCTGATCTTCCAGTTCAAGAAACGCGCGCTGGTTCACTTCGCAGTCGATCCCGACCTCGTTTATATGACCACGCGGCTCGCAGGCAAATCGACTTACTTTCTGCCCTTCAACAAGGGCGACGGCATGGGCGCTGGCAACCCTCCTGCGGCAGAGGGCAAGTACAAGACTTCGTACCTGTGGGAGGAAGTCTGGCAACGCGATAGCCTGCTCGACATTTTGGGCCGCTTCATGCACTTGGAGGTCACGCAAGCGGAAGTCGGCGGCAAGAAGATCAAGAAAGAGACAATGATCTTCCCGCGCTATCACCAGCTCGACGCCGTACGCAAGCTGGAAAGCACTGCTCGTGTGGAAGGCGTAGGTGCAAATTACCTGATTATGCACTCCGCCGGCAGCGGCAAGAGCAATAGCATCGCGTGGCTGGCGCACCGCCTCTCGAATCTGCACGGCGAAAATGATGAGCGCGTCTTCGATTCGGTGATTGTCGTAACGGATCGCCGCGTTCTTGACCAGCAGTTGCAGAACACGATCTATCAGTTCGAGCATCAGAGCGGCGTCGTGCAGAAGATCGACGAGGACTCGACGCAGTTGGCGGAAGCGCTCAAGTCTGGCGTGCCCATCATCATCACCACGCTTCAGAAGTTCCCCTTTGTTACAGACAAGGTTGTGGACCTACCTAACCGCAAATATGCGGTCATCGTGGATGAAGCGCACAGCTCGCAAACCGGCGAAGCTGCGGCGGAATTGAAGGGCGCGCTGGCGGGAAATGCCCTCAGGGAGAAAGCCAAACAGGAGGCAGAGGAAAGAGGGCTCGCCGATTACGAAGAAGAAATCGTTAAAGCGATGGTGAAGCGTGGCCGTCAGCCGAATCTGAGCTTCTTCGCCTTTACAGCTACACCGAAGTACAAAACGCTGGAGACCTTTGGCCGCAAAGACGAGAGCGGCAAACCGCAGCCATTTCATGTTTACTCCATGCGGCAAGCCATCGAGGAGAAATTCATTCTCGATGTGCTCCGGTATTACACGACCTACAAGACGTACTTCCGGTTGATCAAATCCATTGAGGACGATCCAAAGCTGGACAAGAAGAAGGCTGCCCGTGCGCTCGCGCGCTTCGTCAGCTTTCACCCATACAATCTGGCTCAGAAGACGGAAGTGATGATTGAGCATTTCCGCACGTTCACCAAGGCAAAGATTGGCGGACGCGCAAAGGCCATGGTGGTGACCGGCTCTCGGGAGCACGCTGTCCGCTACAAGCAGGAATTCGACAAATACATCGCAGAGAAGGGCTACCACGATATCAAGACTCTGGTCGCATTCTCGGGAACGGTGGAGCTCGACACCGGAGACGAGTACTCCGAAGTGGCGATGAACAACGGAATTCGTGAAAGCCAGTTGCCCAAGGAGTTCGCGAAGGATTCGTACCAGGTCTTGATTGTTGCAGAGAAATACCAGACCGGTTTCGACCAGCCGTTGTTGCACACGATGTACGTAGATAAGCGCCTGGACGGCGTGCAGGCCGTACAGACTCTATCGCGCCTGAACCGCACGCACGCCGGCAAGGAAGACACGTTCATCCTCGATTTCGTCAACGAGGCGGAGGACATCAGGCAAGCGTTCAAGCCGTACTACGAGATTCCGGCAATCGACCAACAGGTTGATGTGCAGCAGCTGTATGGGCTCCAGAAGAGCCTAGCCGATGAGCAGATTTACTGGGCGAACGAAGTCGAGGAGTTCGCAAAGGTCTTCTTCAGACCAAAGCAATTCCATTCGCAGACCGACCACGCGGCGATGCATCGCATTCTGAACGGCCCTGTAGAGCGGTTTGAAGCACTGACCGAAGAGAAGCAGGAGCAGTTCCGTAGCAACTTGGTAGCGTTCCGGAACCTGTACTCGTTCATGTCGCAGATCATCCCATTCCAAGACGCCGATCTTGAGAAGCTCTACGCGTTCGTTAGGTTGCTTGTGCCACGGTTGCCCAAGCGTGGCATTGGGCCGGCCGTGGTGCTTGAGGATGAGGTGGCCCTTCGGTTTTATCGTTTACAGCAGACGAGTGACGGCTCCATTGCTCTTGCGGCCGGCGAGCGGGGAACCGTTCCCGCGCCTACGGCAGTCGGCACGGGCAAAGATCGTCATGAACAGGTCGAGTTGTCTCGATTGATTGATGTCGTTAACGAGCGATTCGGGACTGACTTCAAGCCGGCTGATCAATTGTTCTTTGAACAGATCAGAGAGGAAGCCATATCCGACACCTCAATCCAGCAGGCCGCTATGGTCAATTCGCTGGAGAACTTCGGATACGTCTTCGACAAGGCGCTCGAAGATAAGTTCATCGATCGCATGGACCAGAATCAGGAGATCTTTGCTCGCTATATGAACGACAAAGACTTCCAACGTGTGGTGGCCGATTGGATGCGGAGACAGGTTTACGACGAAGTGCGTGCTCAGACATCAGAGGGTGTACCCGCAGCGGAACTGCGTCCTTAA
- a CDS encoding restriction endonuclease subunit S produces MKLPRYPKYKDSGVKWLGQVPEHWEIKRLKRCVRLVTKRATEQTNPIALENLESWTGKYVPSDATYEAEGIAFGAGDILFGKLRPYLAKAYLATTAGEAVGDFFVMRPNKSVRSDFLKHFILTKNSIDIIDGSTYGAKMPRASWDFLGGIPIPVPSSDEQESISEFVRIETAKIDELILEQQQLIELLTEKRHAVTSQAVTKGLDPDAPMKPSGVKWLDEVPAHWEVYRLTTLYREIIEAGNDELPILSVSIHSGVSDRQLDEDEMDRKVNRSEDTAKYKKVLPGDLVYNMMRAWQGGFGTVTVPGQISPAYVVACPKSDFHTRFIELLLRTPQAIEEIRCNSYGVTDFRLRLYWDNFKIIRVALPPKEEQEKILARIEKMHQKFDQLIEASNSSIASLQERRSVLISAAVTGQIDVRNYYPEEVATVCQ; encoded by the coding sequence ATGAAGCTGCCACGCTACCCGAAATACAAAGACAGCGGCGTGAAGTGGCTGGGGCAGGTGCCGGAGCACTGGGAGATTAAGCGCCTAAAGCGCTGTGTTCGATTGGTGACTAAGCGGGCGACAGAGCAGACAAACCCAATTGCGCTTGAGAACCTTGAAAGTTGGACTGGCAAGTACGTTCCTAGCGACGCCACCTATGAAGCAGAAGGAATTGCCTTCGGGGCTGGCGACATTCTCTTTGGCAAGCTGCGCCCTTACCTAGCCAAGGCATATTTGGCCACTACGGCAGGTGAAGCGGTCGGAGACTTCTTCGTCATGCGGCCTAATAAGTCCGTTCGAAGTGACTTCCTGAAGCACTTCATCTTGACGAAGAATTCTATCGATATCATTGACGGTTCAACCTATGGCGCGAAGATGCCAAGAGCAAGCTGGGATTTTCTCGGAGGTATTCCAATCCCTGTGCCTTCTTCCGATGAACAGGAGTCAATCTCTGAATTCGTGCGTATTGAGACTGCCAAGATCGATGAGCTGATCCTCGAACAGCAACAACTTATTGAACTGCTGACGGAGAAGCGGCATGCCGTCACCTCCCAGGCCGTTACCAAGGGCCTCGATCCCGACGCGCCCATGAAGCCATCCGGCGTCAAATGGCTAGACGAAGTACCAGCACACTGGGAAGTCTACCGACTTACAACTCTCTATAGAGAAATCATTGAAGCCGGAAACGATGAACTTCCGATTCTCAGCGTATCGATTCACAGTGGCGTATCGGACCGGCAGCTCGATGAAGACGAAATGGACCGAAAGGTCAATCGCAGCGAGGATACTGCAAAGTACAAGAAGGTTCTGCCGGGCGATCTCGTCTACAACATGATGCGCGCGTGGCAAGGGGGATTTGGCACGGTGACAGTGCCCGGGCAGATAAGCCCGGCCTACGTGGTAGCGTGTCCCAAAAGCGATTTCCATACTCGATTCATTGAACTGCTTTTGCGCACACCGCAGGCCATTGAGGAGATCAGGTGCAATTCATATGGCGTGACTGATTTTCGTCTACGCCTTTACTGGGACAACTTCAAGATCATTCGTGTTGCATTGCCTCCGAAAGAGGAGCAAGAGAAGATTCTTGCCCGCATTGAAAAGATGCACCAGAAGTTTGACCAGCTCATTGAAGCATCGAACTCGTCTATCGCATCGCTACAAGAGCGCCGTTCTGTCCTTATCTCCGCCGCCGTCACCGGCCAAATCGATGTGCGCAACTATTATCCCGAGGAGGTTGCCACCGTATGCCAGTAG
- a CDS encoding PDDEXK nuclease domain-containing protein, with product MSKILDPRNGAPEEQGFVEILRLIDASRGRVMQAVNTALIDLYWQVGESISRRLATAEWGEGTVDRLATFIAIQIPGLRGFSRSNLLRMKQFYETYRNDQIVAPLVRQLPWSLHLIILGQSKRPEEREFYLRMAVQEHWSKRQLERQFKAALFEQAVLNPPKVSPVVAQIHPEAISIFRDSYTLEFLGLPPEHSEADLHRGLIARMKDFLLELGRDFCFAGSEYPLQVGGQDFALDLLFYHRGLNALVAIELKVGRFEPEYLGKLNFYLEALDRDVRKPHERPSIGVLLCASKDDEVVEYALSRSLSPTLVAEYQTMLPDKQLLQAKLHEFYRLNAAEGEEA from the coding sequence ATGAGCAAAATCCTCGATCCCCGTAACGGCGCTCCCGAAGAGCAGGGATTCGTCGAGATTCTTCGTTTGATCGATGCTAGTAGAGGCCGTGTGATGCAGGCCGTCAATACGGCGCTCATTGACCTTTACTGGCAGGTGGGTGAGTCCATCAGTCGCCGTCTGGCCACTGCCGAATGGGGCGAAGGCACCGTGGACCGGTTGGCTACGTTTATCGCCATTCAGATTCCTGGCCTGCGTGGATTCTCTCGAAGTAACCTCCTTAGAATGAAGCAGTTTTACGAGACCTACCGGAATGATCAAATTGTCGCACCACTGGTGCGACAATTGCCGTGGTCCCTTCACCTCATCATTCTGGGCCAGAGCAAGCGGCCGGAAGAGCGCGAGTTCTACCTTCGCATGGCCGTTCAGGAGCATTGGTCAAAGCGTCAGCTCGAACGCCAGTTCAAAGCCGCGCTCTTCGAGCAAGCGGTTCTCAATCCGCCAAAAGTGTCGCCAGTGGTGGCACAAATTCATCCCGAGGCGATCTCCATCTTCCGCGACAGCTACACCCTTGAGTTTCTCGGCTTGCCGCCGGAGCACTCAGAGGCCGATCTGCATCGCGGTCTGATTGCCCGCATGAAAGACTTTCTGCTCGAACTCGGGCGCGACTTCTGCTTTGCAGGTTCGGAGTATCCCCTGCAGGTAGGCGGTCAGGACTTCGCTCTCGACTTGCTCTTCTATCACCGGGGCTTGAATGCGCTCGTCGCAATCGAACTCAAGGTGGGCCGCTTTGAGCCTGAGTACTTGGGCAAGCTCAACTTCTATCTGGAAGCCTTGGACCGCGACGTGCGCAAGCCGCACGAGCGGCCCTCCATTGGCGTCTTGCTCTGCGCCAGCAAGGACGATGAAGTGGTCGAGTACGCGCTCAGTCGAAGCCTTAGCCCGACGCTGGTCGCCGAATACCAGACCATGTTGCCGGATAAACAACTTCTCCAGGCCAAACTCCACGAGTTCTACAGGCTCAATGCCGCGGAAGGAGAAGAGGCATGA
- a CDS encoding ParB/RepB/Spo0J family partition protein has translation MCGAEQLACLRSACPHPSTARKELVTMTTTAINTPEYRDVPLALLVPSTTNPRRRFDEAFLRELAASIQANGVLTPLLVRPKDEHLEIVFGEQRYRAAQIAGAATIPVRIREMTDAQVLEAQLVENLQRRDVHPMEEAQGFKALLDLEEPKYSIELIASRTGKSAVFVATRLKLVDLISTVVDAFYRDEIGVGHALLLARLQLGQQEQALAACFREDWAGGGKAKRILLPVRQLQSWIEQNVLLLLKDAPFNKRDAQLVPAAGSCLECPKSTGHSKLLFSDFGKQDACSDPACHQAKVSAHIAKTIAAKPELVQISTAYGGQKEGSPVLPRNKYTELHKPTSKEDAKRSEFKVCKYTADAIITEGTGIGTLQKVCANPSCPVHHPKQQRSREDEKWKAEQEKQRKEQAIANATGLRVLAAVSAAVPVRLMKRDLLFILEKLVSVMDERRVESLARQHGIRQKRDDGGIAKTFSAFLRRADEGTLSRMLVEGAIMLAATKANPAVVLRDAAAAYKVDTDAIAAKVKLEFAAKMKKQAARKEIQKPPAKIAKNAAAA, from the coding sequence ATGTGCGGAGCGGAACAGCTAGCGTGTCTTCGCTCCGCGTGTCCTCATCCTTCAACCGCTCGAAAGGAGCTTGTCACCATGACCACTACGGCTATCAACACTCCCGAATACCGCGATGTGCCTCTCGCGTTGCTCGTTCCATCTACCACCAACCCCCGCCGCCGTTTCGACGAGGCGTTTCTAAGAGAACTGGCCGCCAGCATTCAAGCGAATGGCGTTCTGACTCCGCTGCTGGTTCGGCCCAAGGACGAACATCTCGAAATCGTCTTTGGCGAACAGCGTTACCGCGCCGCGCAGATTGCTGGAGCCGCAACCATTCCGGTCCGCATCCGCGAGATGACCGACGCGCAGGTGTTAGAAGCACAGCTTGTCGAGAACCTTCAGCGGCGCGATGTTCACCCGATGGAGGAGGCGCAGGGTTTTAAGGCGCTTCTCGATTTGGAGGAACCGAAGTACAGCATCGAACTCATCGCCTCTCGCACGGGTAAGTCGGCGGTGTTTGTGGCAACCCGCCTCAAGCTGGTTGACCTCATCTCGACTGTGGTCGACGCGTTTTACAGGGACGAGATCGGCGTGGGACACGCGCTGCTTTTGGCACGGCTCCAGCTCGGCCAACAGGAACAGGCCCTTGCCGCCTGCTTCCGCGAGGATTGGGCGGGCGGCGGCAAGGCCAAACGCATCCTGCTTCCGGTCCGTCAACTGCAAAGCTGGATTGAGCAGAATGTCTTGCTCCTCCTTAAAGACGCGCCCTTCAACAAACGTGACGCGCAGCTTGTCCCGGCGGCGGGCAGTTGCCTCGAATGCCCGAAGAGCACCGGGCATAGCAAACTGCTATTTTCGGATTTCGGTAAGCAGGATGCTTGTAGCGATCCTGCCTGCCATCAAGCCAAAGTCAGTGCCCACATCGCAAAGACGATTGCTGCGAAGCCTGAATTAGTACAGATCAGCACGGCCTACGGCGGCCAGAAGGAAGGCAGTCCGGTACTCCCACGCAACAAGTACACCGAGCTTCACAAGCCGACCAGCAAGGAAGACGCCAAGCGTTCTGAGTTCAAGGTGTGTAAGTACACCGCCGACGCCATCATCACGGAAGGAACCGGCATCGGCACCTTGCAGAAGGTGTGTGCCAATCCTTCCTGCCCGGTGCATCATCCGAAGCAGCAGCGCAGCCGCGAAGACGAGAAATGGAAGGCCGAGCAGGAGAAGCAACGGAAAGAGCAAGCCATCGCCAATGCGACGGGCCTCCGCGTACTCGCCGCTGTGAGCGCTGCTGTTCCTGTCCGTCTGATGAAGCGTGACCTGCTTTTCATTCTTGAGAAGCTGGTCAGTGTGATGGATGAGCGCCGCGTCGAGTCCCTTGCCCGGCAGCACGGCATCCGACAGAAACGTGATGACGGAGGCATTGCAAAAACGTTCAGTGCCTTCCTTCGCCGCGCCGACGAAGGGACACTTTCACGGATGCTGGTAGAGGGGGCCATCATGCTTGCCGCGACGAAAGCGAATCCGGCAGTGGTTCTGCGTGATGCCGCCGCCGCTTATAAGGTGGATACTGATGCCATTGCAGCCAAGGTCAAGCTGGAGTTCGCCGCGAAAATGAAGAAGCAGGCTGCGCGAAAGGAAATACAGAAGCCGCCCGCCAAGATCGCCAAGAATGCCGCAGCGGCTTAA